A portion of the Gorilla gorilla gorilla isolate KB3781 chromosome X, NHGRI_mGorGor1-v2.1_pri, whole genome shotgun sequence genome contains these proteins:
- the LOC101125357 gene encoding protein FAM156A/FAM156B, whose protein sequence is MDPLQKWNPASPSKSSLMTAAETSQEGPAPSQPSYSEQPMMGLSNLSPGPGPSQAVPLPEGLLRQRYREEKTLEERRWERLEFLQRKKAFLRHVRRRHRDHMAPYAVGREARISPLGDRSQNRFRCECRYCQSHRPNLSGIPGESNRAPHPSSWETLVQGLSGLTLSLGTNQPGPLPEAALQPQETEEKRQRERQQESKIMFQRLLKQWLEEN, encoded by the coding sequence ATGGATCCACTCCAGAAATGGAATCCAGCATCGCCTTCCAAATCTTCCCTGATGACAGCTGCAGAGACTTCCCAGGAAGGTCCAGCGCCCTCTCAGCCTTCGTACTCAGAACAGCCGATGATGGGCCTCAGTAACCTGAGCCCCGGTCCTGGCCCCAGCCAGGCTGTGCCTCTCCCAGAGGGGCTGCTCCGCCAGCGGTACAGAGAGGAGAAGACCCTGGAAGAGCGGCGGTGGGAGAGGCTGGAGTTCCTTCAGAGGAAGAAAGCATTCCTGCGGCATGTGAGGAGGAGACACCGCGATCACATGGCCCCCTATGCTGTTGGGAGGGAAGCCAGAATCTCCCCGTTAGGTGACAGAAGTCAGAATCGATTCCGATGTGAATGTCGATACTGCCAGAGCCACAGGCCGAATCTTTCTGGGATCCCTGGGGAGAGCAACAGGGCCCCACATCCCTCCTCCTGGGAGACGCTGGTGCAGGGCCTCAGTGGCTTGACTCTCAGCCTAGGCACCAACCAGCCCGGGCCTCTGCCTGAAGCGGCACTCCAGCCACAGGAGACAGAGGAGAAGCGCCAGCGAGAGAGGCAGCAGGAGAGCAAAATAATGTTTCAGAGGCTGCTCAAGCAGTGGTTAGAGGAAAACTGA